In the Populus trichocarpa isolate Nisqually-1 chromosome 1, P.trichocarpa_v4.1, whole genome shotgun sequence genome, one interval contains:
- the LOC7465090 gene encoding transcription initiation factor IIA large subunit isoform X2, producing MASSATSTVYTEVIEDVIDKVRDEFINNGGPGETVLSELQGLWEKKLMQAGVLSGPIVRSSANKQLVPGGLTPVHDLNVPYEGTEEYETPTAEILFPPTPLQTPMQTPLPGSAQTPLPGNVQTPLPGNVPTPLPGSVDNSSMYNISTGSSSDYPTPVSDAGGSTDVKAGRPSHFMQSPSPLMHQRPPLDVNVAYVEGRDEVDRGGSHQTLTQDFFMSSGKRKRGDFAPKYNNGGFIPQQDGAVDSASEVSQGNNPHGRCDTITTKNREILARVSRSYVKIPQVDGPIPDPYDDMLSTPNIYNYQGVANEDYNIANTPAPNDLQASTPAVVSQNDDVDDDDDEPLNEDDDDDEDLDGVDQGEELNTQHLILAQFDKVTRTKSRWKCTLKDGVMHINNRDILFNKATGEFEF from the exons ATGGCGTCATCGGCAACAAGCACCGTTTACACCGAAGTTATAGAAGACGTCATCGACAAGGTCCGCGATGAGTTCATCAATAACGGTGGCCCCGGAGAGACTGTCCTTAGTGAGCTCCAAGGA cTTTGGGAGAAGAAATTGATGCAAGCGGGTGTTTTATCGGGTCCAATAGTGAGGTCATCAGCTAATAAGCAACTGGTGCCTGGTGGTCTTACTCCAGTCCACGATCTTAATGTACCGTATGAAGGGACTGAGGAATATGAGACTCCCACTGCTGAGATACTCTTCCCTCCT ACACCTTTGCAAACCCCCATGCAGACACCATTGCCAGGAAGTGCACAAACACCTTTACCTGGGAATGTGCAAACACCTTTACCTGGGAATGTGCCGACACCTTTACCTGGTAGTGTGGACAATTCATCCATGTATAACATTTCTACTGGATCTAGTAGTGATTATCCCACCCCTGTTAGCGATGCTGGGGGCAGTACTGATGTAAAAGCTGGGAGACCCAGCCATTTCATG CAATCTCCTTCCCCTTTGATGCATCAAAGGCCACCTCTTGATGTCAATGTTG CTTATGTGGAAGGGCGGGATGAGGTGGACAGAGGAGGCTCTCATCAAACCTTGACACAG GACTTCTTCATGTCTTCTGGAAAACGGAAGCGCGGGGATTTTGCTCCAAAATATAACAATGGTGGATTCATACCCCAGCAAGATGGAGCTGTGGATTCTGCATCTGAG GTAAGCCAAGGGAACAATCCCCATGGCAGATGTGACACTATCACAACTAAAAATAGAGAGATCTTAGCACGTGTGTCGAGGTCATATGTGAAGATTCCTCAAGTGGATGGGCCAATTCCTGATCCTTATGATGACATGCTTTCAACTCCCAAT ATATACAATTATCAAGGAGTTGCTAATGAAGATTACAATATCGCAAACACACCAGCTCCCAATG ATTTACAGGCAAGTACCCCAGCTGTTGTCAGTCAAAATGATGATGtagatgatgacgatgatgaacCACTGAATGAAGATGACGACGACGATGAGGATCTGGATGGTGTGGACCAAGGAGAGGAGCTGAACACACAGCATTTGATTTTAGCTCAATTTGACAAG GTGACTCGTACCAAGAGCAGGTGGAAATGCACACTCAAGGATGGCGTTATGCATATAAACAACAGGGACATTCTCTTTAACAAG GCAACAGGGGAATTTGAGTTCTGA
- the LOC7495801 gene encoding D-xylose-proton symporter-like 3, chloroplastic isoform X2, with product MAYSAITSPPPLRFHSPFHHQPPKPRPHSLVFCSFGDQKNPTSKTSCLFKPNKNIPFFSHQPLLSAPKLRFNYSAGEEAEPLVTDATNQEDFSWSSVILPFFFPALGGLLFGYDIGATSGATLSLQSAELSGISWFNLSAVQLGLVVSGSLYGALLGSLLVYPIADFLGRRRELIAAALLYLFGGLVTGYAPGLNVLLLGRLLYGLGIGLAMHGAPLYIAETCPSQIRGTLISLKELFIVLGILMGFLVGSIQINAVGGWRYMYGFGVPISLLMGLGMWSLPPSPRWLLLRAVQGKGSFQEYKEKAISALSKLRGRPPGDKVSEKQIEESLVSLKSAYKEDETEGSFLEVFQGPSLKAFVIGGGLVLFQQITGQPSVLYYAGPILQSAGFSAAADATRVSVVIGLFKLAMTWIAVLKVDDLGRRPLLIGGVSGIALSLFLLSAYYKFLGGFPLVAVAALLLYVGCYQISFGPISWLMVSEIFPLRTRGRGISLAVLTNFGSNAIVTFAFSPLKELLGAENLFLLFGAIALLSLLFVVVIVPETKGLSLEEIESKILK from the exons ATGGCTTACAGCGCCATAACCTCACCACCTCCCTTACGATTTCACTCTCCCTTTCACCACCAACCACCCAAACCCAGACCACACTCTCTCGTCTTCTGCTCGTTTGGTGACCAGAAGAACCCAACATCAAAAACTTCATGCCTTTTCAAACCCAACAAGAATATTCCCTTTTTTTCACACCAGCCTTTGCTCTCTGCTCCCAAACTGAGATTCAAT TATTCTGCTGGAGAGGAAGCAGAGCCGCTTGTAACTGACGCCACAAATCAGGAAGACTTTTCTTGGTCTTCTGTCATTTTACC atttttcttcCCAGCACTGGGAGGATTGCTATTTGGGTATGACATTGGGGCCACTTCTGGTGCTACCCTATCCTTGCAG tCAGCTGAGCTTAGCGGGATATCATGGTTCAACCTTTCTGCTGTTCAGCTTGGTCTTGTG GTTAGTGGTTCTCTTTATGGAGCTCTTCTTGGTTCCCTCCTTGTCTATCCAATTGCAGATTTTCTGG GAAGGAGGCGGGAACTAATCGCAGCAGCATTGTTATATCTGTTTGGTGGTCTGGTCACTGGCTATGCACCAGGTCTCAATGTTCTTTTATTAGGACGTCTTCTCTATGGTCTTGGTATTGGCTTG GCCATGCATGGTGCTCCTCTCTATATTGCAGAAACTTGCCCATCACAGATTCGTGGAACTCTCATATCTCTGAAGGAACTCTTCATAGTTCTAGGAATTCTG ATGGGCTTTTTAGTTGGAAGCATCCAAATTAATGCAGTTGGGGGCTGGCGTTACATGTATGGATTTGGTGTCCCAATTTCTTTGCTTATGGGATTAGGCATGTGGAGTCTCCCACCATCTCCGAGATGGTTGCTCCTCAGAGCAGTTCAAGGTAAAGGATCTTTCCAGGAATATAAAGAGAAGGCCATTTCTGCCTTGAGCAAACTTAGGGGCCGGCCTCCTGGTGACAAAGTGTCTGAGAAACAAATAGAGGAATCTCTTGTCTCACTGAAGTCTGCATATAAAGAAGATGAAACTGAGGGGAGTTTCTTGGAGGTGTTTCAAGGACCGAGTTTGAAAGCATTCGTTATTGGTGGGGGTTTGGTGCTTTTCCAACAG ATAACCGGGCAACCAAGTGTTTTATATTACGCAGGTCCAATACTTCag AGTGCTGGATTCTCTGCAGCTGCTGATGCGACGAGAGTCTCTGTTGTAATTGGTTTGTTCAAG TTGGCAATGACATGGATAGCTGTCCTAAAAGTTGATGATCTTGGAAGAAGACCATTGCTAATTGGAGGTGTCAGTGGGATT GCTCTTTCCTTGTTTTTGCTTTCTGCTTATTACAAATTTCTTGGAGGTTTCCCTCTTGTTGCTGTTGCAGCTCTGCTTCTATATGTCGGTTGCTACCAG ATATCATTTGGGCCTATTAGTTGGCTGATGGTTTCAGAGATTTTCCCACTTCGCACCAGAGGAAGGGGAATCAGTCTTGCAGTTCTGACTAACTTCGGCTCCAATGCCATTGTAACCTTCGCATTCTCACCATTGAAG GAGCTGCTTGGAGCTGAGaacctttttctccttttcGGGGCTATAGCTTTGTTGTCTCTCTTGTTTGTAGTGGTCATCGTCCCAGAGACTAAAGGTTTG
- the LOC7465090 gene encoding transcription initiation factor IIA large subunit isoform X1 — MASSATSTVYTEVIEDVIDKVRDEFINNGGPGETVLSELQGLWEKKLMQAGVLSGPIVRSSANKQLVPGGLTPVHDLNVPYEGTEEYETPTAEILFPPTPLQTPMQTPLPGSAQTPLPGNVQTPLPGNVPTPLPGSVDNSSMYNISTGSSSDYPTPVSDAGGSTDVKAGRPSHFMQSPSPLMHQRPPLDVNVAYVEGRDEVDRGGSHQTLTQDFFMSSGKRKRGDFAPKYNNGGFIPQQDGAVDSASEVSQVSQGNNPHGRCDTITTKNREILARVSRSYVKIPQVDGPIPDPYDDMLSTPNIYNYQGVANEDYNIANTPAPNDLQASTPAVVSQNDDVDDDDDEPLNEDDDDDEDLDGVDQGEELNTQHLILAQFDKVTRTKSRWKCTLKDGVMHINNRDILFNKATGEFEF; from the exons ATGGCGTCATCGGCAACAAGCACCGTTTACACCGAAGTTATAGAAGACGTCATCGACAAGGTCCGCGATGAGTTCATCAATAACGGTGGCCCCGGAGAGACTGTCCTTAGTGAGCTCCAAGGA cTTTGGGAGAAGAAATTGATGCAAGCGGGTGTTTTATCGGGTCCAATAGTGAGGTCATCAGCTAATAAGCAACTGGTGCCTGGTGGTCTTACTCCAGTCCACGATCTTAATGTACCGTATGAAGGGACTGAGGAATATGAGACTCCCACTGCTGAGATACTCTTCCCTCCT ACACCTTTGCAAACCCCCATGCAGACACCATTGCCAGGAAGTGCACAAACACCTTTACCTGGGAATGTGCAAACACCTTTACCTGGGAATGTGCCGACACCTTTACCTGGTAGTGTGGACAATTCATCCATGTATAACATTTCTACTGGATCTAGTAGTGATTATCCCACCCCTGTTAGCGATGCTGGGGGCAGTACTGATGTAAAAGCTGGGAGACCCAGCCATTTCATG CAATCTCCTTCCCCTTTGATGCATCAAAGGCCACCTCTTGATGTCAATGTTG CTTATGTGGAAGGGCGGGATGAGGTGGACAGAGGAGGCTCTCATCAAACCTTGACACAG GACTTCTTCATGTCTTCTGGAAAACGGAAGCGCGGGGATTTTGCTCCAAAATATAACAATGGTGGATTCATACCCCAGCAAGATGGAGCTGTGGATTCTGCATCTGAGGTTTCACAG GTAAGCCAAGGGAACAATCCCCATGGCAGATGTGACACTATCACAACTAAAAATAGAGAGATCTTAGCACGTGTGTCGAGGTCATATGTGAAGATTCCTCAAGTGGATGGGCCAATTCCTGATCCTTATGATGACATGCTTTCAACTCCCAAT ATATACAATTATCAAGGAGTTGCTAATGAAGATTACAATATCGCAAACACACCAGCTCCCAATG ATTTACAGGCAAGTACCCCAGCTGTTGTCAGTCAAAATGATGATGtagatgatgacgatgatgaacCACTGAATGAAGATGACGACGACGATGAGGATCTGGATGGTGTGGACCAAGGAGAGGAGCTGAACACACAGCATTTGATTTTAGCTCAATTTGACAAG GTGACTCGTACCAAGAGCAGGTGGAAATGCACACTCAAGGATGGCGTTATGCATATAAACAACAGGGACATTCTCTTTAACAAG GCAACAGGGGAATTTGAGTTCTGA
- the LOC7495801 gene encoding D-xylose-proton symporter-like 3, chloroplastic isoform X1 encodes MAYSAITSPPPLRFHSPFHHQPPKPRPHSLVFCSFGDQKNPTSKTSCLFKPNKNIPFFSHQPLLSAPKLRFNVQYSAGEEAEPLVTDATNQEDFSWSSVILPFFFPALGGLLFGYDIGATSGATLSLQSAELSGISWFNLSAVQLGLVVSGSLYGALLGSLLVYPIADFLGRRRELIAAALLYLFGGLVTGYAPGLNVLLLGRLLYGLGIGLAMHGAPLYIAETCPSQIRGTLISLKELFIVLGILMGFLVGSIQINAVGGWRYMYGFGVPISLLMGLGMWSLPPSPRWLLLRAVQGKGSFQEYKEKAISALSKLRGRPPGDKVSEKQIEESLVSLKSAYKEDETEGSFLEVFQGPSLKAFVIGGGLVLFQQITGQPSVLYYAGPILQSAGFSAAADATRVSVVIGLFKLAMTWIAVLKVDDLGRRPLLIGGVSGIALSLFLLSAYYKFLGGFPLVAVAALLLYVGCYQISFGPISWLMVSEIFPLRTRGRGISLAVLTNFGSNAIVTFAFSPLKELLGAENLFLLFGAIALLSLLFVVVIVPETKGLSLEEIESKILK; translated from the exons ATGGCTTACAGCGCCATAACCTCACCACCTCCCTTACGATTTCACTCTCCCTTTCACCACCAACCACCCAAACCCAGACCACACTCTCTCGTCTTCTGCTCGTTTGGTGACCAGAAGAACCCAACATCAAAAACTTCATGCCTTTTCAAACCCAACAAGAATATTCCCTTTTTTTCACACCAGCCTTTGCTCTCTGCTCCCAAACTGAGATTCAAT GTTCAGTATTCTGCTGGAGAGGAAGCAGAGCCGCTTGTAACTGACGCCACAAATCAGGAAGACTTTTCTTGGTCTTCTGTCATTTTACC atttttcttcCCAGCACTGGGAGGATTGCTATTTGGGTATGACATTGGGGCCACTTCTGGTGCTACCCTATCCTTGCAG tCAGCTGAGCTTAGCGGGATATCATGGTTCAACCTTTCTGCTGTTCAGCTTGGTCTTGTG GTTAGTGGTTCTCTTTATGGAGCTCTTCTTGGTTCCCTCCTTGTCTATCCAATTGCAGATTTTCTGG GAAGGAGGCGGGAACTAATCGCAGCAGCATTGTTATATCTGTTTGGTGGTCTGGTCACTGGCTATGCACCAGGTCTCAATGTTCTTTTATTAGGACGTCTTCTCTATGGTCTTGGTATTGGCTTG GCCATGCATGGTGCTCCTCTCTATATTGCAGAAACTTGCCCATCACAGATTCGTGGAACTCTCATATCTCTGAAGGAACTCTTCATAGTTCTAGGAATTCTG ATGGGCTTTTTAGTTGGAAGCATCCAAATTAATGCAGTTGGGGGCTGGCGTTACATGTATGGATTTGGTGTCCCAATTTCTTTGCTTATGGGATTAGGCATGTGGAGTCTCCCACCATCTCCGAGATGGTTGCTCCTCAGAGCAGTTCAAGGTAAAGGATCTTTCCAGGAATATAAAGAGAAGGCCATTTCTGCCTTGAGCAAACTTAGGGGCCGGCCTCCTGGTGACAAAGTGTCTGAGAAACAAATAGAGGAATCTCTTGTCTCACTGAAGTCTGCATATAAAGAAGATGAAACTGAGGGGAGTTTCTTGGAGGTGTTTCAAGGACCGAGTTTGAAAGCATTCGTTATTGGTGGGGGTTTGGTGCTTTTCCAACAG ATAACCGGGCAACCAAGTGTTTTATATTACGCAGGTCCAATACTTCag AGTGCTGGATTCTCTGCAGCTGCTGATGCGACGAGAGTCTCTGTTGTAATTGGTTTGTTCAAG TTGGCAATGACATGGATAGCTGTCCTAAAAGTTGATGATCTTGGAAGAAGACCATTGCTAATTGGAGGTGTCAGTGGGATT GCTCTTTCCTTGTTTTTGCTTTCTGCTTATTACAAATTTCTTGGAGGTTTCCCTCTTGTTGCTGTTGCAGCTCTGCTTCTATATGTCGGTTGCTACCAG ATATCATTTGGGCCTATTAGTTGGCTGATGGTTTCAGAGATTTTCCCACTTCGCACCAGAGGAAGGGGAATCAGTCTTGCAGTTCTGACTAACTTCGGCTCCAATGCCATTGTAACCTTCGCATTCTCACCATTGAAG GAGCTGCTTGGAGCTGAGaacctttttctccttttcGGGGCTATAGCTTTGTTGTCTCTCTTGTTTGTAGTGGTCATCGTCCCAGAGACTAAAGGTTTG